From Schaalia sp. ZJ405, one genomic window encodes:
- a CDS encoding MGMT family protein: MKKTDVGVARAKEAPPSAQEIRTELILRLVEQIPPGKAATYGQIARIVGTGARVVGRVMVQWGESVPWWRVVNVHGKFPKNLRSGARSHWVDEGMMMLGDGEQIDLNRCQVDDELLESNCQKIREILRKEADENGCQVFQ, translated from the coding sequence GTGAAAAAGACCGATGTGGGGGTGGCGCGCGCTAAGGAGGCGCCGCCATCTGCGCAGGAGATCCGCACCGAGCTCATTCTTCGTCTCGTTGAACAGATTCCTCCGGGGAAGGCGGCAACCTATGGGCAGATTGCGCGCATCGTCGGCACGGGTGCGCGCGTTGTTGGACGCGTCATGGTTCAGTGGGGTGAGTCGGTTCCCTGGTGGCGCGTCGTGAACGTTCACGGAAAGTTTCCGAAAAATCTTCGTTCGGGGGCCCGATCTCACTGGGTGGACGAGGGGATGATGATGCTGGGTGATGGGGAGCAGATTGACCTGAATCGGTGTCAGGTGGATGACGAATTACTTGAAAGTAACTGTCAAAAAATCCGCGAGATTCTGCGGAAAGAAGCCGATGAAAACGGTTGTCAAGTATTTCAATGA
- a CDS encoding ABC transporter permease: protein MSTSVNAKAAKTPNPAAAFLNRNMQLLLVAVALVIIYVYFMFAAPGFSQPKILTDILLQAAFTGVMAFGATFVIATSGIDLSVGTGMTLVAVMGGVFLSGDWMNLPLGVGLILILVVGAFIGLINGINVSFLGLPPFIATLAMMMVARGLALVISGKATISIANSGYIALSTGSLIPGLSNAALIFIVLTILAAFLLNKTLLGRYALAIGSNEEATRLSGVNVRLWKLIIYTVAGVFMAIGAILYSARFGFVQPAEGVGFELNVIAATVIGGTSLAGGRASIPGAFVGALIMETLKKGLTMMGVPSEWQLVVTGIVVLLAVFIDNIRRARENAA, encoded by the coding sequence GTGAGCACCAGTGTCAACGCAAAGGCAGCGAAGACCCCAAACCCGGCGGCTGCCTTCCTTAATCGAAACATGCAGCTGCTCCTTGTGGCGGTTGCGCTTGTCATCATCTACGTCTACTTCATGTTTGCTGCGCCAGGATTCTCGCAGCCGAAGATCCTCACGGACATCCTCCTCCAGGCGGCATTCACTGGAGTCATGGCCTTCGGTGCGACATTCGTCATCGCAACCTCAGGTATCGACCTTTCCGTCGGTACGGGCATGACCTTGGTTGCAGTGATGGGAGGTGTCTTCCTTTCGGGTGATTGGATGAACCTTCCTCTGGGCGTGGGACTTATCCTCATCCTCGTCGTCGGTGCGTTTATCGGTCTGATCAACGGTATCAACGTCTCTTTCCTCGGTCTGCCACCGTTTATCGCAACGCTCGCAATGATGATGGTCGCGCGCGGTCTTGCCCTGGTGATCTCCGGAAAAGCAACGATCTCCATCGCGAACAGCGGATACATCGCCCTGTCGACGGGATCGCTCATTCCGGGACTGTCTAACGCTGCGCTGATCTTCATTGTTCTGACGATTCTTGCTGCCTTCCTTCTCAACAAGACTCTGCTTGGCCGTTACGCACTGGCAATCGGATCGAACGAGGAAGCCACGCGTCTTTCCGGTGTGAATGTCCGCCTGTGGAAGCTCATCATCTACACGGTCGCCGGTGTCTTCATGGCGATTGGCGCAATCCTCTACTCGGCACGATTTGGATTCGTTCAGCCTGCTGAGGGTGTGGGCTTCGAGCTCAACGTCATCGCCGCAACCGTTATCGGTGGAACCTCCCTCGCCGGTGGTCGCGCATCGATTCCAGGAGCCTTTGTTGGCGCGCTCATCATGGAGACTCTGAAGAAAGGCCTGACGATGATGGGTGTTCCCTCTGAGTGGCAGCTCGTTGTCACCGGTATCGTCGTGCTCCTCGCGGTCTTCATTGACAACATTCGCCGCGCTCGTGAGAACGCCGCCTGA
- a CDS encoding alpha-L-fucosidase: protein MKRKASWLLPFFVTSTLLAAPLPSLAADVDGYVTHAELTATQTAEPVKDDVVPSGNQYRYQKNELAGFVHFGPNTFEGIEWGEHYGRRPPSDIFRLSKDFDAETLVMSMKKAGFKQIIVVAKHHDGFCLWNSAFTDYDIANTNYKNGQGDILAEISAVATRENMDMGLYLSPWDIHEPSYGYYDANHRPTTQDRDVLDYNEHYNNQLNEILSNPKYGNNGHFTEIWMDGAKGSGANAQDYNFQKWFDTIQRNEGRAAGFDSDAMLFGAESHTTVRWIGNELGLAGANTWSKSKVNKQSNTIDSRSISDPEVGTKATVGWEDGNQWTVPEADARITAGWFWANNRKTPKSLKDLGNMYFNSVGHNAVLLLNIPPNTDGTVDEAIRSRLGEFGDAIKQSFAKNLAAANGASLSASNVRGNAQQFSPNTLVDGDDATHWSTDDGQSSGSVIVDLGRSTLADVVSVEEAIEFGQRINHYMIEYRNNTTGAWTKLKEGTTIGAKRLVRDVPFRARQVRITVSTPDNKVPVLSEVGVYKVAEPFELASPVPEGMDLISITQTPTALNGNIGFQAGRGWNAEGGVQYINGANKWAKTGATLTLKFHGSKVYLMGTRDPGHGTMDVSIDGGQAVTVDTKDTTRSVGQKIYESPDLDDGDHTLTLRVKSEAIGIEAAFVINNGGVGMVGIDRDSFRMNEASTLEVPLTRVGGTSGEVRVSLQPNPGSAIQDDFDTDNVPVVTFADGQKTATAPVKTRRNTNETGDQHFTVELTDPSDTLILGFITRARIDIADTETEVKKPLLDAIAKAQKLNKAWYTQGWEAFEKARDVAVGAAEQRPVNADAMSAAVEGLATATAALVERQSFSAEDPFVFPSTVGAKTLAEAEFGQVTDVKLPSDGRWAASVNDAAWASHGKFVNCINQQDTLTIPYRADRAGTYRVTAFYRSGDPRNALAWTEPSNKIEAGQAQAGDSSAQETRRAEFDMVVAEAGAGSLVFTGPEFKSPQLDALEFELISAVEEPSAPSDPSESEEPTQPADPGNTTEPSTPGEPANPAGPSDPAGPSGPETPTVPDTPGQTGEPSDPSGPSGSEEQLKPIEIIGLVEGATSQGKPLSFVVRGVAANSKVTYTVHSQPVVLDPVTADSLGVARAEWMVPKNFEVGEHSVVASVNGAEIARATFRVVAAPADTADPAAPVNPGASPEGDQPADGDQPTDTNKPADGDKPGDGADPANPPAPKPSEKPDNEGPDPAGTPNDGGRPGGPSDEALGMLENPFGTSGMKKPGQGAEAASGTAMKRRPVTGTHSLASTGAVAMTGVGLTATLAALGALGVRRSRRDRSSLG, encoded by the coding sequence ATGAAACGAAAAGCCTCGTGGCTGCTGCCGTTTTTTGTCACATCGACGTTGCTTGCAGCTCCACTTCCTTCCCTCGCAGCCGACGTCGACGGCTACGTTACTCACGCTGAACTGACTGCCACGCAGACAGCTGAACCTGTCAAAGATGACGTGGTTCCCAGCGGCAATCAATACCGCTACCAGAAAAACGAACTCGCGGGATTCGTCCACTTCGGACCGAATACCTTCGAGGGAATTGAATGGGGCGAACACTACGGGCGACGTCCTCCCTCGGACATCTTCCGCTTATCGAAGGATTTCGATGCCGAAACCCTCGTCATGTCAATGAAAAAGGCGGGTTTCAAGCAGATCATCGTCGTGGCGAAACACCACGATGGCTTCTGCCTCTGGAACAGCGCATTCACCGACTATGACATCGCCAATACGAACTACAAGAACGGCCAGGGAGACATCCTCGCCGAAATCTCCGCAGTAGCCACCCGGGAAAACATGGACATGGGCCTGTACCTGTCCCCGTGGGATATTCACGAACCCAGCTACGGCTACTACGACGCCAACCACCGACCGACAACCCAAGATCGAGACGTTCTGGACTACAACGAGCATTACAACAATCAACTGAACGAAATCCTCTCGAACCCGAAGTACGGCAACAACGGACACTTCACAGAAATCTGGATGGACGGAGCCAAGGGCTCGGGCGCGAACGCACAGGACTACAACTTCCAAAAATGGTTCGACACCATTCAGCGCAACGAAGGTCGCGCGGCAGGTTTCGACTCCGACGCCATGCTCTTTGGAGCCGAATCGCACACAACCGTGCGGTGGATCGGGAACGAACTCGGACTCGCCGGTGCCAACACGTGGTCAAAGTCGAAGGTCAATAAACAGAGCAACACCATCGACTCGCGCAGCATCAGTGATCCCGAGGTAGGAACGAAAGCTACCGTCGGTTGGGAAGATGGTAACCAGTGGACCGTTCCCGAGGCCGACGCGCGAATCACCGCGGGGTGGTTCTGGGCAAACAACCGCAAAACTCCAAAGTCCCTCAAGGACCTGGGGAATATGTATTTCAACAGCGTTGGCCACAATGCGGTGCTCCTGCTGAATATCCCCCCGAATACTGATGGCACAGTTGACGAAGCAATCCGGTCGCGCCTGGGAGAATTCGGTGATGCGATCAAACAGAGCTTCGCAAAGAACCTGGCGGCAGCTAACGGGGCGAGCCTGAGTGCCTCCAATGTCCGCGGCAATGCCCAGCAGTTCTCGCCGAACACTCTGGTCGACGGAGATGACGCGACGCACTGGTCAACAGATGATGGGCAAAGCAGCGGATCCGTGATCGTTGATCTGGGCCGGTCGACACTTGCCGATGTGGTGTCCGTTGAAGAGGCCATTGAGTTCGGACAGCGCATCAATCACTACATGATTGAATACCGCAACAACACCACTGGGGCGTGGACGAAGCTGAAAGAAGGGACGACGATCGGTGCGAAGAGGCTTGTTCGCGACGTCCCATTCCGTGCCCGCCAGGTCCGCATCACAGTGAGCACTCCGGATAACAAAGTCCCGGTGCTTTCTGAAGTTGGTGTTTACAAGGTCGCCGAACCCTTTGAGCTTGCTTCCCCTGTCCCAGAGGGGATGGACCTGATCTCCATCACCCAAACACCCACTGCCCTCAACGGCAACATTGGTTTTCAAGCTGGGCGTGGATGGAACGCTGAAGGCGGCGTGCAGTACATCAACGGCGCGAATAAGTGGGCCAAAACAGGGGCGACACTCACACTGAAGTTCCACGGGTCCAAGGTCTACCTCATGGGAACACGCGATCCTGGGCACGGCACGATGGACGTCAGTATTGACGGAGGTCAGGCCGTCACGGTAGATACGAAAGACACCACGCGAAGTGTGGGGCAGAAAATCTACGAGTCGCCAGATCTTGATGACGGAGATCACACGCTGACACTGAGAGTTAAGAGCGAGGCCATCGGCATTGAAGCGGCGTTTGTCATTAACAACGGTGGCGTTGGCATGGTCGGTATTGACCGCGATTCTTTCCGGATGAACGAGGCATCGACCCTTGAGGTTCCGTTGACCCGCGTGGGAGGAACAAGCGGTGAGGTGAGAGTATCGCTTCAACCGAATCCCGGTTCGGCAATCCAAGATGATTTCGACACGGACAACGTTCCGGTGGTGACTTTTGCTGATGGACAGAAAACAGCAACTGCTCCCGTGAAGACGCGTCGAAATACGAACGAAACCGGAGATCAGCACTTCACTGTTGAGCTGACCGATCCGTCTGACACCCTCATTCTCGGCTTCATCACGAGGGCGCGAATCGACATTGCTGACACAGAAACCGAGGTGAAGAAGCCTCTCCTCGACGCAATTGCGAAGGCACAGAAACTTAATAAGGCCTGGTACACGCAGGGGTGGGAAGCCTTTGAGAAGGCGCGCGATGTGGCGGTTGGAGCTGCCGAGCAGCGGCCGGTGAATGCTGACGCGATGTCCGCTGCGGTTGAAGGGCTTGCTACAGCAACAGCGGCTCTGGTTGAACGTCAGAGCTTCTCGGCAGAGGATCCCTTCGTGTTCCCATCAACCGTTGGCGCCAAGACACTTGCCGAGGCCGAGTTCGGTCAGGTCACCGATGTCAAACTGCCGTCGGATGGACGTTGGGCAGCATCCGTTAACGATGCGGCATGGGCCTCTCATGGGAAGTTCGTCAACTGCATTAACCAGCAGGATACGTTGACGATTCCCTATCGTGCTGACCGCGCAGGAACGTATCGGGTCACGGCGTTCTACCGCTCAGGTGATCCGCGCAACGCCCTGGCGTGGACGGAGCCTTCCAACAAGATCGAGGCGGGGCAGGCTCAAGCAGGGGATTCCTCTGCCCAAGAGACACGTCGAGCCGAGTTTGACATGGTGGTTGCCGAGGCCGGGGCCGGCTCCTTGGTCTTCACCGGACCGGAGTTCAAGTCGCCGCAGCTGGACGCTTTGGAGTTTGAGCTGATTTCCGCGGTGGAGGAGCCCTCGGCTCCCTCGGATCCTTCGGAGTCCGAGGAACCGACTCAGCCGGCAGATCCGGGGAACACGACTGAGCCGAGCACGCCCGGTGAGCCCGCCAATCCGGCAGGGCCGAGTGATCCGGCAGGGCCGTCCGGTCCTGAGACCCCGACCGTCCCGGACACCCCGGGTCAGACGGGTGAACCCAGTGATCCTTCGGGTCCGTCCGGTTCTGAAGAGCAGCTCAAGCCCATTGAGATCATCGGGTTGGTTGAGGGAGCGACGAGCCAGGGGAAGCCATTGAGCTTCGTTGTCCGTGGTGTTGCTGCGAACTCCAAGGTGACGTACACGGTTCATTCACAACCGGTCGTCCTTGATCCGGTGACCGCAGATTCCCTCGGCGTGGCCAGGGCAGAGTGGATGGTTCCGAAGAACTTCGAGGTCGGGGAACACTCGGTGGTTGCGTCGGTCAATGGTGCAGAGATCGCACGCGCAACCTTTAGGGTTGTGGCGGCGCCTGCCGACACAGCTGACCCGGCTGCTCCGGTCAATCCGGGAGCCTCACCTGAGGGTGATCAGCCGGCAGATGGTGATCAGCCGACGGATACCAACAAGCCGGCAGATGGCGACAAGCCGGGGGATGGCGCAGATCCGGCGAATCCTCCTGCGCCCAAGCCTAGCGAGAAACCAGACAACGAAGGGCCTGACCCGGCGGGCACACCCAATGACGGAGGACGCCCTGGCGGTCCTTCGGATGAAGCATTGGGAATGCTCGAGAATCCCTTCGGAACATCGGGGATGAAGAAACCCGGTCAAGGCGCTGAGGCTGCCTCCGGGACGGCGATGAAACGGCGTCCGGTTACGGGGACGCATAGCCTTGCGTCCACCGGAGCAGTGGCGATGACCGGTGTCGGACTCACCGCTACTCTTGCAGCGCTGGGAGCTCTTGGCGTCAGGCGTTCGCGTCGTGACCGTTCCTCGCTCGGGTGA
- a CDS encoding sugar ABC transporter ATP-binding protein translates to MTNLLELKGISKTFPGVKALSDVDLDLRAGEILGLCGENGAGKSTLMKVLTGIHKADPGGEIWLQGEKVEIRGTNHARDLGLSIIHQELNIIPDLTVAQNLYIGRPRSHRGGYISDRQLVKDARELFERLNMELNPNDVCRDLPVARLQMLEIARALSYESTKILVMDEPTAPLTTTETDQLFELVHNFITPQTGLIFITHRMPELARMTDRIAVLRDGQYIGTVDTATTPMPEVIKMMVGRAVPADARPTTKPISDEVLLKVEGLSTKKTVHDVSFEVKKGEIFGFAGLVGAGRTEVARALSGADPHTEGEIFINGQKVKIRNATDGVKNGIGYLSEDRKQYGLLLDKSIAFNTALASMDQFNKAAVITSGKIEKVAQEYVDKLRTRCPGIDTEVRALSGGNQQKVVIAKWLVRDAEILIFDEPTRGIDVGAKDEIYTLLEELARQGKAIIVISSELPEVLRLANRVAVMAHGRIIGTLNNEDATQESIMELATVGQEEVNGEVA, encoded by the coding sequence GTGACGAACTTACTTGAATTAAAGGGGATTTCCAAGACATTTCCCGGTGTCAAGGCACTGTCTGATGTGGATCTTGACTTGCGCGCCGGGGAAATTTTGGGACTCTGCGGTGAGAACGGTGCCGGCAAGTCGACGCTGATGAAAGTCCTCACCGGTATCCACAAAGCAGATCCGGGGGGTGAGATCTGGCTCCAGGGGGAAAAAGTTGAGATTCGCGGAACGAATCATGCTCGTGACCTCGGCCTGAGCATCATTCACCAGGAACTCAATATCATCCCGGACCTCACGGTTGCACAGAATCTCTATATCGGGCGTCCCCGCTCCCATCGGGGCGGCTACATTTCCGACCGTCAACTGGTCAAAGACGCGCGTGAACTCTTTGAGCGCCTCAATATGGAGCTGAACCCGAATGATGTCTGCCGCGATCTTCCAGTTGCTCGCTTGCAGATGCTCGAAATCGCACGTGCTCTGTCCTATGAGTCAACAAAGATCCTCGTCATGGACGAGCCGACGGCTCCGCTGACAACCACGGAAACGGATCAGCTTTTCGAGCTCGTTCACAACTTCATTACCCCGCAGACGGGCCTGATCTTCATTACTCACCGTATGCCCGAACTTGCACGCATGACCGATCGCATCGCAGTTCTGCGTGACGGTCAGTACATCGGAACGGTCGATACGGCCACAACCCCGATGCCCGAGGTCATCAAGATGATGGTCGGTCGTGCAGTCCCCGCGGATGCACGTCCCACCACGAAGCCGATCTCGGATGAAGTCCTTCTCAAGGTTGAAGGCTTGTCAACGAAGAAGACCGTCCATGACGTGTCCTTCGAGGTCAAGAAAGGTGAGATTTTCGGCTTCGCCGGTCTTGTTGGCGCGGGTCGTACCGAGGTCGCACGCGCGCTGTCGGGTGCTGACCCCCACACGGAAGGTGAGATCTTCATCAACGGACAAAAGGTGAAGATCCGCAATGCCACGGACGGTGTGAAGAATGGCATCGGCTACCTGTCCGAGGACCGTAAACAGTACGGTCTTCTCCTGGATAAGTCGATCGCTTTCAACACAGCGCTTGCGTCGATGGATCAATTCAATAAAGCAGCGGTGATTACGAGCGGCAAGATTGAAAAAGTCGCTCAAGAATACGTTGACAAGCTGCGTACCCGTTGCCCGGGAATCGACACCGAGGTTCGGGCACTCTCGGGTGGTAACCAGCAGAAGGTCGTCATTGCTAAGTGGTTGGTTCGTGACGCTGAGATCCTCATCTTTGACGAGCCAACACGCGGTATTGATGTCGGCGCGAAAGACGAGATTTACACACTGTTGGAAGAACTTGCCCGTCAGGGGAAGGCAATCATCGTGATTTCATCCGAGTTGCCGGAGGTTCTGCGGTTGGCCAACCGCGTCGCCGTGATGGCTCATGGCCGAATCATTGGCACACTCAATAACGAGGATGCCACCCAGGAAAGCATTATGGAATTGGCCACCGTCGGCCAGGAAGAAGTGAACGGAGAAGTCGCGTGA
- the rplL gene encoding 50S ribosomal protein L7/L12: MAKLSADELIEAFKEMTLIELSDFVKQFEEVFDVTAAAPAAVAVAAPAAGDAPAAEEKDEFEVVLESAGDKKIAVVKVVKNLTGLGLKEAKDLVDGAPSTIFENAKKEDAEKAKAEIEEAGGSVTLK, encoded by the coding sequence ATGGCTAAGCTCTCCGCTGATGAGCTCATCGAAGCTTTCAAGGAAATGACCCTCATTGAGCTCTCGGACTTCGTCAAGCAGTTCGAAGAGGTCTTCGACGTCACCGCTGCCGCTCCGGCTGCCGTTGCCGTTGCAGCTCCCGCCGCTGGCGACGCTCCCGCCGCCGAAGAGAAGGACGAGTTCGAGGTTGTCCTCGAATCCGCCGGCGACAAGAAGATTGCGGTTGTCAAGGTTGTTAAGAACCTCACCGGCCTCGGCCTGAAGGAAGCCAAGGACCTCGTTGACGGCGCACCGTCGACCATCTTCGAGAACGCGAAGAAGGAAGACGCCGAGAAGGCCAAGGCTGAGATCGAAGAGGCCGGCGGCTCCGTCACCCTGAAGTGA
- the rplJ gene encoding 50S ribosomal protein L10, with amino-acid sequence MARSDKVAAVAELVERFRASDAVLLTEYRGLTVGQLKQLRRGLGDNASYAVVKNTLAALAAKEVGLDFLAEDLKGPTAIAFVSGEPVEAAKTLRDFAKENPNLVLKSGAMDGAQLSVEGVKKLADLESREVLLAKAAGALKAKISQAAYAFNALPTKAVRTIDALRDKQGEAA; translated from the coding sequence ATGGCGAGGTCTGACAAGGTGGCAGCGGTTGCCGAACTCGTGGAGCGTTTCCGCGCGAGCGACGCCGTCCTGCTGACTGAGTATCGCGGCCTGACCGTTGGCCAGCTCAAGCAGCTGCGTCGCGGACTGGGCGACAACGCGAGCTACGCCGTGGTGAAGAACACGCTGGCTGCGCTGGCTGCCAAGGAGGTCGGACTCGACTTCCTGGCTGAGGACCTCAAGGGTCCAACCGCCATCGCATTTGTCTCAGGTGAGCCCGTTGAGGCCGCCAAGACTCTGCGTGATTTTGCCAAGGAGAACCCCAACCTCGTGCTGAAGTCCGGCGCGATGGACGGCGCTCAGCTGTCCGTTGAGGGTGTCAAGAAGCTTGCTGATCTGGAGTCTCGCGAGGTGCTGCTGGCCAAGGCTGCCGGCGCTCTCAAGGCGAAGATTTCGCAGGCGGCGTACGCGTTCAATGCACTGCCCACCAAGGCTGTGCGCACCATCGATGCCCTGCGCGACAAGCAAGGGGAAGCGGCCTGA
- the secE gene encoding preprotein translocase subunit SecE has translation MSDSNVISDSSARPDRTKISATRKRDESPAEADKKPNIFKRIWTFILQVISEMKKVTYPSGQETWTYFVVVVVFVAAIMAFAGLLDLGFGRLSALIFG, from the coding sequence ATGAGCGACAGCAACGTCATCAGCGACAGCTCCGCGCGCCCGGATCGCACAAAGATCTCGGCGACCCGCAAGCGTGATGAATCCCCAGCTGAAGCCGATAAGAAGCCGAATATCTTCAAGAGGATCTGGACGTTTATCCTCCAGGTGATTTCGGAGATGAAGAAAGTCACCTACCCTTCCGGTCAGGAGACCTGGACCTACTTCGTGGTTGTCGTTGTCTTTGTGGCAGCAATCATGGCTTTCGCTGGCCTATTGGACTTGGGATTCGGTAGACTAAGCGCATTGATCTTCGGCTGA
- the rplK gene encoding 50S ribosomal protein L11 gives MAPKKKVTGLIKLQIAAGAATPAPPVGPALGQHGVNIVEFTKAYNAATESQRGNIVPVEITVYEDRSFTFVLKTPPAAEMIKKAAGLQKGSGTPNTVKVGSITMDQAREIGQAKMADLNANDIEAAAKIIAGTARSMGITVED, from the coding sequence ATGGCACCGAAGAAGAAGGTCACCGGCCTGATCAAGCTTCAGATCGCAGCCGGCGCCGCAACACCTGCTCCGCCTGTCGGTCCCGCTCTGGGCCAGCACGGCGTGAACATCGTTGAGTTCACGAAGGCGTACAACGCCGCGACCGAGTCGCAGCGTGGCAACATCGTCCCCGTTGAAATCACCGTCTATGAGGATCGTTCATTCACCTTTGTCCTCAAGACTCCTCCGGCAGCGGAAATGATTAAGAAAGCCGCTGGCCTCCAGAAGGGTTCCGGCACGCCGAACACCGTCAAGGTTGGCTCCATCACGATGGACCAGGCCCGCGAGATCGGCCAGGCGAAGATGGCGGACCTCAACGCGAACGACATCGAAGCCGCAGCAAAGATCATCGCCGGTACCGCCCGCTCTATGGGCATCACCGTCGAAGACTGA
- the rplA gene encoding 50S ribosomal protein L1 has translation MTKRSKSYRAAAEKIHADVLYTPLEAMKLAKETTVTKFDSTVEVMFRLGVDPRKADQMVRGTVSLPHGTGKTSRVLVFAVGERAQEAIDAGADEVGGDELIEKVAKGYTDFDVAVATPDLMGKVGRLGRVLGPRGLMPNPKTGTVTMDVAKAIKEIKGGRIEFRVDKHSNLAFIIGKASFSAEQLTENYAAVLEEVLRLKPSSSKGRYISKGTVSTTMGPGIPLDVTKTKNLTSEQAS, from the coding sequence ATGACGAAGCGCTCAAAGAGCTACCGCGCGGCAGCTGAGAAGATTCACGCCGATGTGCTCTACACCCCTCTTGAGGCCATGAAGCTGGCCAAAGAAACCACCGTCACCAAGTTCGACTCGACCGTTGAGGTGATGTTCCGACTCGGTGTTGATCCGCGTAAAGCGGATCAGATGGTGCGTGGCACCGTTTCCCTGCCGCACGGCACCGGCAAGACCTCCCGGGTCTTGGTCTTCGCCGTTGGCGAGCGTGCACAGGAAGCAATCGACGCCGGAGCTGACGAAGTCGGTGGCGACGAACTCATCGAAAAGGTTGCCAAGGGCTACACCGACTTCGATGTCGCCGTTGCTACTCCGGACCTCATGGGCAAGGTTGGTCGCCTCGGCCGCGTCCTCGGCCCCCGTGGCCTGATGCCCAACCCCAAGACGGGCACCGTGACGATGGATGTTGCCAAGGCCATCAAGGAAATCAAGGGTGGGCGTATTGAGTTCCGCGTGGATAAGCACTCGAACCTCGCGTTCATCATTGGCAAGGCATCTTTCTCTGCTGAGCAACTGACCGAGAACTATGCCGCTGTCCTCGAAGAGGTGCTCCGCCTCAAGCCGTCCTCGTCGAAGGGTCGTTACATCTCCAAGGGCACCGTCTCTACAACGATGGGCCCCGGCATTCCGCTGGATGTCACGAAGACGAAGAACCTGACCTCGGAGCAGGCATCCTGA
- a CDS encoding GNAT family N-acetyltransferase produces MIKDFTTERLVLRAWRREDADSLFRYASDPRIGPAAGWPPHQTVEESAHIIDTVLFQPESYAITLRDTDEAIGAIALKMGDATDLTDRADECELGYWIGVDYWGRGLVPEACRELIRHAFEDLGMRAVWCAYYDGNHKSARVQDKLGFVFHHTSDNVPVPQLGEDRTGHVNLMTRDTWEAHTIR; encoded by the coding sequence ATGATCAAAGACTTCACTACCGAAAGGCTTGTGCTGCGAGCATGGCGTCGAGAGGACGCAGACAGTCTCTTCCGCTACGCGAGCGATCCGCGAATAGGACCGGCTGCGGGATGGCCCCCTCACCAGACGGTCGAAGAATCGGCGCACATCATTGACACCGTGCTTTTTCAGCCCGAATCCTACGCAATCACCTTGCGTGACACCGACGAAGCCATCGGCGCAATTGCCCTGAAGATGGGCGACGCCACCGACCTGACCGACCGCGCCGACGAATGCGAACTCGGCTATTGGATCGGCGTTGACTACTGGGGGCGGGGTCTTGTGCCCGAAGCCTGTAGGGAACTCATCCGACACGCATTCGAGGACCTCGGTATGCGGGCCGTGTGGTGTGCGTACTACGACGGGAACCACAAGTCAGCTCGGGTGCAAGACAAACTTGGGTTCGTCTTCCATCACACAAGTGACAATGTTCCGGTGCCACAGCTCGGCGAAGACCGCACCGGCCATGTCAACCTGATGACACGGGACACATGGGAAGCGCACACCATCAGGTGA
- the nusG gene encoding transcription termination/antitermination protein NusG: MTSADIPVDETAETLADETATEAAVDAANTPEDAEATHEDPVEKLRRELYVAPGDWYVIHTYSGHERKAKANLEQRVENQGLQEQLFQVEVPDEYVMEYRGTAKKRVRRVRIPGYIIVRMEFNEATYRVVKETPAVTGFLGDQHNPVPLTIDEVVMLLTPNVMEEAAVEQKQGPAPVQEVQVAYEPGEVVTVTDGPFEGMSATISEIMPETQKLKVLVTIFERETPLEVGFDQVDKLEQ, from the coding sequence ATGACATCTGCCGACATCCCTGTCGACGAGACTGCCGAAACACTCGCGGACGAGACCGCCACCGAGGCAGCGGTCGACGCCGCCAACACGCCCGAGGACGCTGAGGCAACTCACGAGGATCCGGTTGAGAAACTCCGTCGTGAGCTCTACGTGGCCCCCGGTGACTGGTACGTCATCCACACCTATTCCGGTCACGAGCGCAAAGCCAAGGCCAACCTTGAGCAGCGCGTGGAGAATCAGGGCCTCCAGGAACAGCTTTTCCAAGTTGAAGTTCCTGACGAATACGTCATGGAATACCGAGGGACCGCGAAGAAACGCGTGCGGCGTGTGCGCATCCCCGGATACATCATCGTTCGCATGGAGTTCAACGAGGCGACCTACCGCGTTGTCAAGGAGACGCCCGCAGTCACCGGATTCCTCGGTGACCAGCACAACCCTGTTCCGCTGACGATTGACGAGGTCGTCATGCTTTTGACACCGAATGTCATGGAAGAGGCGGCTGTCGAGCAGAAGCAAGGCCCCGCCCCCGTCCAGGAAGTCCAGGTTGCATACGAACCGGGCGAGGTTGTTACCGTGACCGACGGTCCGTTTGAGGGAATGTCGGCAACGATTTCCGAGATCATGCCCGAGACTCAGAAGCTCAAGGTCCTCGTGACGATCTTCGAGCGCGAGACTCCGCTGGAAGTCGGATTCGACCAGGTCGACAAGCTCGAACAGTGA